The Drosophila teissieri strain GT53w chromosome X, Prin_Dtei_1.1, whole genome shotgun sequence genome has a segment encoding these proteins:
- the LOC122623960 gene encoding LOW QUALITY PROTEIN: uncharacterized protein LOC122623960 (The sequence of the model RefSeq protein was modified relative to this genomic sequence to represent the inferred CDS: inserted 2 bases in 1 codon), translating into MREVSAIFCNLALLSGAPLSICQLLGLQSVVFGPRSSVVGLLEXLWSPVPGHSHYRCMCREVTPHGCVRSSLFLVRAKIQQLQKLKLLPLAVVAVVATHRSIERKLSDMKIVKIK; encoded by the exons ATGCGGGAAGTCTCTGCAATTTTCTGCAACCTGGCGCTTTTGTCTGGAGCCCCATTGTCAATATGCCAGCTATTGGGTCTCCAGTCGGTGGTCTTCGGTCCTCGGTCTTCGGTCGTCGGTCTCCTGGA TCTCTGGTCTCCGGTCCCTGGTCATTCACATTATCGTTGCATGTGCCGAGAGGTAACCCCGCATGGGTGTGTTCGTTCATCTTTATTTCTTGTGCGTGCAAAAATTCAACAATTGCAGAAATTGAAACTTTTGCCTCTTGccgttgttgccgttgttgccaCACACAGAAGCATTGAAAGAAAACTTTCAGACATGAAAatcgtaaaaataaaatga